From one Meles meles chromosome 18, mMelMel3.1 paternal haplotype, whole genome shotgun sequence genomic stretch:
- the LOC123929488 gene encoding keratin-associated protein 4-12-like isoform X6, with the protein MVNSCCGSVCSDQGCGQETCCCPSCCRTTCCRPSCCVPSCCTSSCCRPTCCQTTCCRTTCCRPSCCVSSCCQPSCCGSSCCGSSCCRPSCCGSSCCRPSCCTSSCCRPTCCQTTCCRTTCCRPSCCVSSCCQPSCCGSSCCKPNCCISSCCRPSCCGSSCGGSSCCHPSCCCPSCCLRPVCGQVSCHTTCYRPTCVISTCPRPMCCASSCC; encoded by the exons ATGGTCAACTCCTGTTGTGGCTCCGTCTGCTCTGACCAGGGCTGTGGCCAGGAGACCTGTTGCTGCCCCAGCTGCTGCAGGACCACCTGCTGCCGCCCCAGCTGCTGTGT GCCCAGCTGCTGCACCTCTAGCTGCTGCCGCCCCACCTGCTGCCAGACCACCTGCTGCAGGACCACCTGCTGCCGCCCCAGCTGCTGTGTGTCGAGCTGCTGCCAGCCCTCCTGTTGTGGTTCCAgctgctgtggctccagctgctgcaggcccagctgctgtggctccagctgctgcAGGCCCAGCTGCTGCACCTCTAGCTGCTGCCGCCCCACCTGCTGCCAGACCACCTGCTGCAGGACCACCTGCTGCCGCCCCAGCTGCTGTGTGTCCAGCTgctgccagccctcctgctgtggctccagctgtTGCAAGCCTAACTGCTGCATTTCTAGCTGCTGCCGCCCCTcctgctgtggctccagctgcGGTGGCTCCAGTTGCTGCCACccctcctgctgctgcccctcctgctgcctgcGCCCAGTCTGTGGCCAGGTCTCCTGCCACACCACTTGCTATCGCCCCACCTGTGTCATCTCCACCTGCCCCCGCCCCATGTGCTGTGCCTCCTCTTGCTGCTGA
- the LOC123929488 gene encoding keratin-associated protein 4-12-like isoform X7 — MVNSCCGSVCSDQGCGQETCCCPSCCRTTCCRPSCCVSSCCQPSCCGSNCCGSSCCRPSCCISSCCRPSCCGSSCCGSSCCRPSCCGSSCCRPSCCTSSCCRPTCCQTTCCRTTCCRPSCCVSSCCQPSCCGSSCCGSSCCRPSCCGSSCCRPCCCPSCCLRPVCGQVSCHTTCYRPTCVISTCPRPMCCASSCC, encoded by the exons ATGGTCAACTCCTGTTGTGGCTCCGTCTGCTCTGACCAGGGCTGTGGCCAGGAGACCTGTTGCTGCCCCAGCTGCTGCAGGACCACCTGCTGCCGCCCCAGCTGCTGTGTGTCCAGCTGCTGCCAGCCTTCCTGCTGTGGTTCCAactgctgtggctccagctgctgcAGGCCCAGCTGCTGCATCTCTAGCTGCTGCCGCCCCTCCTGCTGTGGTTCCAgctgctgtggctccagctgtTGCAGGCCCAgctgctgtggctccagctgctgcAGGCCCAGCTGCTGCACCTCTAGCTGCTGCCGCCCCACCTGCTGCCAGACCACCTGCTGCAGGACCACCTGCTGCCGCCCCAGCTGCTGTGTGTCGAGCTGCTGCCAGCCCTCCTGTTGTGGTTCCAgctgctgtggctccagctgctgcaggcccagctgctgtggctccagctgctgcAGGC cctgctgctgcccctcctgctgcctgcGCCCAGTCTGTGGCCAGGTCTCCTGCCACACCACTTGCTATCGCCCCACCTGTGTCATCTCCACCTGCCCCCGCCCCATGTGCTGTGCCTCCTCTTGCTGCTGA
- the LOC123929488 gene encoding keratin-associated protein 4-6-like isoform X4: MVNSCCGSVCSDQGCGQETCCCPSCCRTTCCRPSCCVPSCCISSCCRPSCCGSSCCGSSCCRPSCCGSSCCRPSCCTSSCCRPTCCQTTCCRTTCCRPSCCVSSCCQPSCCGSSCCGSSCCRPSCCGSSCCRPSCCTSSCCRPTCCQTTCCRTTCCRPSCCVSSCCQPSCCGSSCCKPCCCPSCCLRPVCGQVSCHTTCYRPTCVISTCPRPMCCASSCC, from the exons ATGGTCAACTCCTGTTGTGGCTCCGTCTGCTCTGACCAGGGCTGTGGCCAGGAGACCTGTTGCTGCCCCAGCTGCTGCAGGACCACCTGCTGCCGCCCCAGCTGCTGTGT GCCCAGCTGCTGCATCTCTAGCTGCTGCCGCCCCTCCTGCTGTGGTTCCAgctgctgtggctccagctgtTGCAGGCCCAgctgctgtggctccagctgctgcAGGCCCAGCTGCTGCACCTCTAGCTGCTGCCGCCCCACCTGCTGCCAGACCACCTGCTGCAGGACCACCTGCTGCCGCCCCAGCTGCTGTGTGTCGAGCTGCTGCCAGCCCTCCTGTTGTGGTTCCAgctgctgtggctccagctgctgcaggcccagctgctgtggctccagctgctgcAGGCCCAGCTGCTGCACCTCTAGCTGCTGCCGCCCCACCTGCTGCCAGACCACCTGCTGCAGGACCACCTGCTGCCGCCCCAGCTGCTGTGTGTCCAGCTgctgccagccctcctgctgtggctccagctgtTGCAAGC cctgctgctgcccctcctgctgcctgcGCCCAGTCTGTGGCCAGGTCTCCTGCCACACCACTTGCTATCGCCCCACCTGTGTCATCTCCACCTGCCCCCGCCCCATGTGCTGTGCCTCCTCTTGCTGCTGA
- the LOC123929488 gene encoding keratin-associated protein 4-12-like isoform X2, which translates to MVNSCCGSVCSDQGCGQETCCCPSCCRTTCCRPSCCVSSCCQPSCCGSNCCGSSCCRPSCCISSCCRPSCCGSSCCGSSCCRPSCCGSSCCRPSCCTSSCCRPTCCQTTCCRTTCCRPSCCVSSCCQPSCCGSSCCGSSCCRPSCCGSSCCRPSCCTSSCCRPTCCQTTCCRTTCCRPSCCVSSCCQPSCCGSSCCKPSCCLRPVCGQVSCHTTCYRPTCVISTCPRPMCCASSCC; encoded by the exons ATGGTCAACTCCTGTTGTGGCTCCGTCTGCTCTGACCAGGGCTGTGGCCAGGAGACCTGTTGCTGCCCCAGCTGCTGCAGGACCACCTGCTGCCGCCCCAGCTGCTGTGTGTCCAGCTGCTGCCAGCCTTCCTGCTGTGGTTCCAactgctgtggctccagctgctgcAGGCCCAGCTGCTGCATCTCTAGCTGCTGCCGCCCCTCCTGCTGTGGTTCCAgctgctgtggctccagctgtTGCAGGCCCAgctgctgtggctccagctgctgcAGGCCCAGCTGCTGCACCTCTAGCTGCTGCCGCCCCACCTGCTGCCAGACCACCTGCTGCAGGACCACCTGCTGCCGCCCCAGCTGCTGTGTGTCGAGCTGCTGCCAGCCCTCCTGTTGTGGTTCCAgctgctgtggctccagctgctgcaggcccagctgctgtggctccagctgctgcAGGCCCAGCTGCTGCACCTCTAGCTGCTGCCGCCCCACCTGCTGCCAGACCACCTGCTGCAGGACCACCTGCTGCCGCCCCAGCTGCTGTGTGTCCAGCTgctgccagccctcctgctgtggctccagctgtTGCAAG ccctcctgctgcctgcGCCCAGTCTGTGGCCAGGTCTCCTGCCACACCACTTGCTATCGCCCCACCTGTGTCATCTCCACCTGCCCCCGCCCCATGTGCTGTGCCTCCTCTTGCTGCTGA
- the LOC123929488 gene encoding keratin-associated protein 4-8-like isoform X12, translated as MVNSCCGSVCSDQGCGQDCCTSSCCRPTCCQTTCCRTTCCRPSCCVSSCCQPSCCTSSCCRPTCCQTTCCRTTCCRPSCCVSSCCQPSCCGSSCCKPNCCISSCCRPSCCGSSCGGSSCCHPSCCCPSCCLRPVCGQVSCHTTCYRPTCVISTCPRPMCCASSCC; from the exons ATGGTCAACTCCTGTTGTGGCTCCGTCTGCTCTGACCAGGGCTGTGGCCAGGA CTGCTGCACCTCTAGCTGCTGCCGCCCCACCTGCTGCCAGACCACCTGCTGCAGGACCACCTGCTGCCGCCCCAGCTGCTGTGTGTCGAGCTGCTGCCA GCCCAGCTGCTGCACCTCTAGCTGCTGCCGCCCCACCTGCTGCCAGACCACCTGCTGCAGGACCACCTGCTGCCGCCCCAGCTGCTGTGTGTCCAGCTgctgccagccctcctgctgtggctccagctgtTGCAAGCCTAACTGCTGCATTTCTAGCTGCTGCCGCCCCTcctgctgtggctccagctgcGGTGGCTCCAGTTGCTGCCACccctcctgctgctgcccctcctgctgcctgcGCCCAGTCTGTGGCCAGGTCTCCTGCCACACCACTTGCTATCGCCCCACCTGTGTCATCTCCACCTGCCCCCGCCCCATGTGCTGTGCCTCCTCTTGCTGCTGA
- the LOC123929488 gene encoding keratin-associated protein 4-12-like isoform X8 — protein sequence MVNSCCGSVCSDQGCGQETCCCPSCCRTTCCRPSCCVPSCCGSSCCRPSCCTSSCCRPTCCQTTCCRTTCCRPSCCVSSCCQPSCCGSSCCGSSCCRPSCCGSSCCRPSCCTSSCCRPTCCQTTCCRTTCCRPSCCVSSCCQPSCCGSSCCKPSCCLRPVCGQVSCHTTCYRPTCVISTCPRPMCCASSCC from the exons ATGGTCAACTCCTGTTGTGGCTCCGTCTGCTCTGACCAGGGCTGTGGCCAGGAGACCTGTTGCTGCCCCAGCTGCTGCAGGACCACCTGCTGCCGCCCCAGCTGCTGTGT GCCCAgctgctgtggctccagctgctgcAGGCCCAGCTGCTGCACCTCTAGCTGCTGCCGCCCCACCTGCTGCCAGACCACCTGCTGCAGGACCACCTGCTGCCGCCCCAGCTGCTGTGTGTCGAGCTGCTGCCAGCCCTCCTGTTGTGGTTCCAgctgctgtggctccagctgctgcaggcccagctgctgtggctccagctgctgcAGGCCCAGCTGCTGCACCTCTAGCTGCTGCCGCCCCACCTGCTGCCAGACCACCTGCTGCAGGACCACCTGCTGCCGCCCCAGCTGCTGTGTGTCCAGCTgctgccagccctcctgctgtggctccagctgtTGCAAG ccctcctgctgcctgcGCCCAGTCTGTGGCCAGGTCTCCTGCCACACCACTTGCTATCGCCCCACCTGTGTCATCTCCACCTGCCCCCGCCCCATGTGCTGTGCCTCCTCTTGCTGCTGA
- the LOC123929488 gene encoding keratin-associated protein 4-12-like isoform X3, protein MVNSCCGSVCSDQGCGQDCCGSSCCRPSCCISSCCRPSCCGSSCCGSSCCRPSCCGSSCCRPSCCTSSCCRPTCCQTTCCRTTCCRPSCCVSSCCQPSCCGSSCCGSSCCRPSCCGSSCCRPSCCTSSCCRPTCCQTTCCRTTCCRPSCCVSSCCQPSCCGSSCCKPNCCISSCCRPSCCGSSCGGSSCCHPSCCCPSCCLRPVCGQVSCHTTCYRPTCVISTCPRPMCCASSCC, encoded by the exons ATGGTCAACTCCTGTTGTGGCTCCGTCTGCTCTGACCAGGGCTGTGGCCAGG actgctgtggctccagctgctgcAGGCCCAGCTGCTGCATCTCTAGCTGCTGCCGCCCCTCCTGCTGTGGTTCCAgctgctgtggctccagctgtTGCAGGCCCAgctgctgtggctccagctgctgcAGGCCCAGCTGCTGCACCTCTAGCTGCTGCCGCCCCACCTGCTGCCAGACCACCTGCTGCAGGACCACCTGCTGCCGCCCCAGCTGCTGTGTGTCGAGCTGCTGCCAGCCCTCCTGTTGTGGTTCCAgctgctgtggctccagctgctgcaggcccagctgctgtggctccagctgctgcAGGCCCAGCTGCTGCACCTCTAGCTGCTGCCGCCCCACCTGCTGCCAGACCACCTGCTGCAGGACCACCTGCTGCCGCCCCAGCTGCTGTGTGTCCAGCTgctgccagccctcctgctgtggctccagctgtTGCAAGCCTAACTGCTGCATTTCTAGCTGCTGCCGCCCCTcctgctgtggctccagctgcGGTGGCTCCAGTTGCTGCCACccctcctgctgctgcccctcctgctgcctgcGCCCAGTCTGTGGCCAGGTCTCCTGCCACACCACTTGCTATCGCCCCACCTGTGTCATCTCCACCTGCCCCCGCCCCATGTGCTGTGCCTCCTCTTGCTGCTGA
- the LOC123929488 gene encoding keratin-associated protein 4-12-like isoform X11 has protein sequence MVNSCCGSVCSDQGCGQETCCCPSCCRTTCCRPSCCVPSCCTSSCCRPTCCQTTCCRTTCCRPSCCVSSCCQPSCCGSSCCGSSCCRPSCCGSSCCRPSCCTSSCCRPTCCQTTCCRTTCCRPSCCVSSCCQPSCCGSSCCKPSCCLRPVCGQVSCHTTCYRPTCVISTCPRPMCCASSCC, from the exons ATGGTCAACTCCTGTTGTGGCTCCGTCTGCTCTGACCAGGGCTGTGGCCAGGAGACCTGTTGCTGCCCCAGCTGCTGCAGGACCACCTGCTGCCGCCCCAGCTGCTGTGT GCCCAGCTGCTGCACCTCTAGCTGCTGCCGCCCCACCTGCTGCCAGACCACCTGCTGCAGGACCACCTGCTGCCGCCCCAGCTGCTGTGTGTCGAGCTGCTGCCAGCCCTCCTGTTGTGGTTCCAgctgctgtggctccagctgctgcaggcccagctgctgtggctccagctgctgcAGGCCCAGCTGCTGCACCTCTAGCTGCTGCCGCCCCACCTGCTGCCAGACCACCTGCTGCAGGACCACCTGCTGCCGCCCCAGCTGCTGTGTGTCCAGCTgctgccagccctcctgctgtggctccagctgtTGCAAG ccctcctgctgcctgcGCCCAGTCTGTGGCCAGGTCTCCTGCCACACCACTTGCTATCGCCCCACCTGTGTCATCTCCACCTGCCCCCGCCCCATGTGCTGTGCCTCCTCTTGCTGCTGA
- the LOC123929489 gene encoding keratin-associated protein 4-7-like, with the protein MVNSSCDSVCSDQGCGHGLCQETCCCPSSCGSSCCRPSCCTSSCCRPSCCQTTCCRTTCCRPSCCVSSCCQPSCCGSSCCHPSCCGSSCCRPSCCGSSCCRPSCCGSSCCRPSCCDSSCCRPSCCCPSCCLRPVCGQVSCHTTCYRPTCVISTCPRPMCCASSCC; encoded by the coding sequence ATGGTTAATTCCTCTTGTGACTCTGTCTGCTCTGACCAGGGCTGTGGTCACGGCCTCTGCCAGGAGACATGCTGCTGCCCTTCCAGCTGTGGTTCCAGCTGCTGCAGGCCCAGCTGCTGTACCTCTAGCTGCTGCCGCCCCAGCTGCTGCCAGACCACCTGTTGCAGGACCACCTGCTGCCGCCCCAGCTGCTGTGTGTCCAGCTGCTGTCAGCCCTCCTGCTGTGGTTCCAGCTGCTGCCACCCCTcctgctgtggctccagctgctgccgcccctcctgctgtggctccagctgctgccgcccctcctgctgtggctccagctgctgcCGCCCCTCCTGCTGTGACTCCAGTTGCTGCCgcccctcctgctgctgcccctcctgctgcctgcGCCCAGTCTGTGGCCAGGTCTCCTGCCACACCACTTGCTATCGCCCCACCTGTGTCATCTCCACCTGCCCCCGCCCCATGTGCTgtgcctcctcctgctgctga
- the LOC123929488 gene encoding keratin-associated protein 4-11-like isoform X9, protein MVNSCCGSVCSDQGCGQDCCTSSCCRPTCCQTTCCRTTCCRPSCCVSSCCQPSCCGSSCCGSSCCRPSCCGSSCCRPSCCTSSCCRPTCCQTTCCRTTCCRPSCCVSSCCQPSCCGSSCCKPNCCISSCCRPSCCGSSCGGSSCCHPSCCCPSCCLRPVCGQVSCHTTCYRPTCVISTCPRPMCCASSCC, encoded by the exons ATGGTCAACTCCTGTTGTGGCTCCGTCTGCTCTGACCAGGGCTGTGGCCAGGA CTGCTGCACCTCTAGCTGCTGCCGCCCCACCTGCTGCCAGACCACCTGCTGCAGGACCACCTGCTGCCGCCCCAGCTGCTGTGTGTCGAGCTGCTGCCAGCCCTCCTGTTGTGGTTCCAgctgctgtggctccagctgctgcaggcccagctgctgtggctccagctgctgcAGGCCCAGCTGCTGCACCTCTAGCTGCTGCCGCCCCACCTGCTGCCAGACCACCTGCTGCAGGACCACCTGCTGCCGCCCCAGCTGCTGTGTGTCCAGCTgctgccagccctcctgctgtggctccagctgtTGCAAGCCTAACTGCTGCATTTCTAGCTGCTGCCGCCCCTcctgctgtggctccagctgcGGTGGCTCCAGTTGCTGCCACccctcctgctgctgcccctcctgctgcctgcGCCCAGTCTGTGGCCAGGTCTCCTGCCACACCACTTGCTATCGCCCCACCTGTGTCATCTCCACCTGCCCCCGCCCCATGTGCTGTGCCTCCTCTTGCTGCTGA
- the LOC123929488 gene encoding keratin-associated protein 4-12-like isoform X10, translating to MVNSCCGSVCSDQGCGQETCCCPSCCRTTCCRPSCCVPSCCISSCCRPSCCGSSCCGSSCCRPSCCGSSCCRPSCCTSSCCRPTCCQTTCCRTTCCRPSCCVPSCCTSSCCRPTCCQTTCCRTTCCRPSCCVSSCCQPSCCGSSCCKPSCCLRPVCGQVSCHTTCYRPTCVISTCPRPMCCASSCC from the exons ATGGTCAACTCCTGTTGTGGCTCCGTCTGCTCTGACCAGGGCTGTGGCCAGGAGACCTGTTGCTGCCCCAGCTGCTGCAGGACCACCTGCTGCCGCCCCAGCTGCTGTGT GCCCAGCTGCTGCATCTCTAGCTGCTGCCGCCCCTCCTGCTGTGGTTCCAgctgctgtggctccagctgtTGCAGGCCCAgctgctgtggctccagctgctgcAGGCCCAGCTGCTGCACCTCTAGCTGCTGCCGCCCCACCTGCTGCCAGACCACCTGCTGCAGGACCACCTGCTGCCGCCCCAGCTGCTGTGT GCCCAGCTGCTGCACCTCTAGCTGCTGCCGCCCCACCTGCTGCCAGACCACCTGCTGCAGGACCACCTGCTGCCGCCCCAGCTGCTGTGTGTCCAGCTgctgccagccctcctgctgtggctccagctgtTGCAAG ccctcctgctgcctgcGCCCAGTCTGTGGCCAGGTCTCCTGCCACACCACTTGCTATCGCCCCACCTGTGTCATCTCCACCTGCCCCCGCCCCATGTGCTGTGCCTCCTCTTGCTGCTGA
- the LOC123929488 gene encoding keratin-associated protein 4-6-like isoform X5 — MVNSCCGSVCSDQGCGQETCCCPSCCRTTCCRPSCCVSSCCQPSCCGSNCCGSSCCRPSCCISSCCRPSCCGSSCCGSSCCRPSCCGSSCCRPSCCTSSCCRPTCCQTTCCRTTCCRPSCCVSSCCQPSCCTSSCCRPTCCQTTCCRTTCCRPSCCVSSCCQPSCCGSSCCKPCCCPSCCLRPVCGQVSCHTTCYRPTCVISTCPRPMCCASSCC, encoded by the exons ATGGTCAACTCCTGTTGTGGCTCCGTCTGCTCTGACCAGGGCTGTGGCCAGGAGACCTGTTGCTGCCCCAGCTGCTGCAGGACCACCTGCTGCCGCCCCAGCTGCTGTGTGTCCAGCTGCTGCCAGCCTTCCTGCTGTGGTTCCAactgctgtggctccagctgctgcAGGCCCAGCTGCTGCATCTCTAGCTGCTGCCGCCCCTCCTGCTGTGGTTCCAgctgctgtggctccagctgtTGCAGGCCCAgctgctgtggctccagctgctgcAGGCCCAGCTGCTGCACCTCTAGCTGCTGCCGCCCCACCTGCTGCCAGACCACCTGCTGCAGGACCACCTGCTGCCGCCCCAGCTGCTGTGTGTCGAGCTGCTGCCA GCCCAGCTGCTGCACCTCTAGCTGCTGCCGCCCCACCTGCTGCCAGACCACCTGCTGCAGGACCACCTGCTGCCGCCCCAGCTGCTGTGTGTCCAGCTgctgccagccctcctgctgtggctccagctgtTGCAAGC cctgctgctgcccctcctgctgcctgcGCCCAGTCTGTGGCCAGGTCTCCTGCCACACCACTTGCTATCGCCCCACCTGTGTCATCTCCACCTGCCCCCGCCCCATGTGCTGTGCCTCCTCTTGCTGCTGA
- the LOC123929488 gene encoding keratin-associated protein 4-12-like isoform X1 has translation MVNSCCGSVCSDQGCGQETCCCPSCCRTTCCRPSCCVPSCCISSCCRPSCCGSSCCGSSCCRPSCCGSSCCRPSCCTSSCCRPTCCQTTCCRTTCCRPSCCVSSCCQPSCCGSSCCGSSCCRPSCCGSSCCRPSCCTSSCCRPTCCQTTCCRTTCCRPSCCVSSCCQPSCCGSSCCKPNCCISSCCRPSCCGSSCGGSSCCHPSCCCPSCCLRPVCGQVSCHTTCYRPTCVISTCPRPMCCASSCC, from the exons ATGGTCAACTCCTGTTGTGGCTCCGTCTGCTCTGACCAGGGCTGTGGCCAGGAGACCTGTTGCTGCCCCAGCTGCTGCAGGACCACCTGCTGCCGCCCCAGCTGCTGTGT GCCCAGCTGCTGCATCTCTAGCTGCTGCCGCCCCTCCTGCTGTGGTTCCAgctgctgtggctccagctgtTGCAGGCCCAgctgctgtggctccagctgctgcAGGCCCAGCTGCTGCACCTCTAGCTGCTGCCGCCCCACCTGCTGCCAGACCACCTGCTGCAGGACCACCTGCTGCCGCCCCAGCTGCTGTGTGTCGAGCTGCTGCCAGCCCTCCTGTTGTGGTTCCAgctgctgtggctccagctgctgcaggcccagctgctgtggctccagctgctgcAGGCCCAGCTGCTGCACCTCTAGCTGCTGCCGCCCCACCTGCTGCCAGACCACCTGCTGCAGGACCACCTGCTGCCGCCCCAGCTGCTGTGTGTCCAGCTgctgccagccctcctgctgtggctccagctgtTGCAAGCCTAACTGCTGCATTTCTAGCTGCTGCCGCCCCTcctgctgtggctccagctgcGGTGGCTCCAGTTGCTGCCACccctcctgctgctgcccctcctgctgcctgcGCCCAGTCTGTGGCCAGGTCTCCTGCCACACCACTTGCTATCGCCCCACCTGTGTCATCTCCACCTGCCCCCGCCCCATGTGCTGTGCCTCCTCTTGCTGCTGA